From Lysobacter lycopersici:
TCTTGATTGTTCGGCATCTCGATTTCCTTATTGGAAGGTGATCGAAAGTGATCACGCGAACACGATCCATCGAGGCGTGTTGTTTTATCGAGAACATGGGGTCAAAGCGCGATTAACGGATGAACAGTTCACATTACTGCAAACCACATTCATCCTATTGGGGTGGCTTCGCAGGAATGAACGGAGACACTGGATCGCTCGCGGGGAACGTTTCCTCCAGCGCTTCATCCTGATTTTCGTTCTCGCGTTGCTTGCGCTTGAAGCGTTGCAGTGATGTTTCTGGCTTGCTTGGTTCATCCGAAGGAATGGCCGGATCTTTCCTGTCCTGGTTCATCGTCGCCATGGGATCCTCTGCAAGGACAATTCGATCGAATGCTGGGGACTTTTCCGACCAAGCCTCCCTGACTTGATCCTTCACGTCTGCCCATGCTTTCGTGTCGACCAATCCGAATTCGCGCCAAACTTGCGCTGCATACGGTTCGATTTCCGACCACGACTCGCCATAGAAGGTTTTCTTCAAGGCAGTCACATACGCTGCGAACTCGGCATCTACCGAGTCGAGACCTGGATAATTCATGGTGGCTTCCTCATGCGGAGCTGCACGGAGGCCCATCTGCAACGGCGCTATTGAATCGCCGCTGTGCGGTTGTTCACTACACCCCTTGTTGTTAAGGAAGCGCGAGACAGAAATTTCTATTTATTACAAACTGGCCGGGAATGCCGCAAACTATGCCTATTCATGGAAGTCGGTCCTTCGCACCGTTTACGCCAGACATCCGTGCGCAGCTCGCACAGCAATAGACTTTCTCATCGGATCCGATGCCATGCCCCACGATTGCGCAGGCACAATGGCCGCATCGAGGGGCAAGCTTGTGAATGGCGCATTCGAAAGAATCGAATTCCGTCTCGATGCCGGCCATTCGAATCACGAAGGTCTTGTCGTAACTATTTCCGCAAACAGCGCACGTTCCCATTTCCGCGGCCTGCCAGTTTAGTTTCGACAAAACTATTGCCTACCACGATGTGCTGAAGTGAAAAAGCACTGCTCGTTCCGTGACCCGGCGCTAACGAAACCGACCCACAAGCGTTCAGGAAAGGGGGCGCGACCGCCCTCCTGATCCTCCGCGAGTCGAATGAGATCCGTGGTAAATGGCGATGTCGACGGATTCATTGCCGAAACCCCAAGTCGGCCAGCAATTCTGCGGGCCAAGCCGTAGCAACGCCCGGATCCAAGGCGCGGTGCGCATCCAGCAGGTCGAACAAAGCCTGCCTTTGCATAGAGGTCAACCAGCCGGCCCTGGCGTCGGAATGCGCTTGATGGATTAGCCCTACGAGCGTGTCCTGTTGTTCGCGCATGACGGCCGCCAACCATGGAGTCGCCGTGTTATGCACGACATAGCCCTGCGCCGTCAGCTCCTCCATGATGCGGCGTATTGCCGAATATGCACCCCGATACCACTCTGTCTCGCCACCCGCTTGCTGCCGCATGGTCATGGGTACCGGGCAGCGATGAGAATTCAGGGTCCGATGCATTTGCGTTTCGATGCATTGGGCATCGCTGCGCGTTTCAGTTTCGACCAAAAGGCTATGTTCGAGGTCGAATGCTTCGAACCAACGTGGATGAAAGGCAGGCCAGCGCATGAATGGATTCTGGCTGATCCCGACCTTGAGGATGTCCTCCGGACCGCTTAGGCGAAGCACATACAGAAATGCCCGTCCGGCATAGCGGATGTCCGTAGAAGCCATGTGGCGACAATACCCGTCTTTCACGCTGGCTTGTTCGCGGCGCAGGCATATGAATGGAACTACGTACGAAGAATCCCATGCCTGAAGGCCCTTCCATCATCATCTTGCACGAAGCGGCGGCCAAGTTCGCGGGCCATGTCGTGCGCAGCGCCACCGGTAACAGCAAGCTCGACCTGAAGCGGATGGAAGGCCGCAAAGTCAGGGCCATCCGCAGCTGGGGCAAGCACTTCCTGATCGACTTCGGCGACTTCGCCATGCGCGTGCACATGCTCATGTTCGGCAGCTACCGGGTGGATGAGACCAAGCCCGCACCTCCGCGCATGTCGCTCGCCTTCGATAACGGCCAACTCAATTTCTATTCCTCATCACTCAAATACATCGAGCAACCGCTGGAGGAGGCCTACGATTGGCGCTCCGATGTCCTGAGTCCCGATTGGAGCCCGCGGCTCGCGCGAGTGAAGCTGAAGAAGCAGCCCGACACCTTGGTCTGCGATGCGCTTCTCGACCAAGCCATCTTTTCCGGCGTCGGCAACATCATCAAGAACGAGGTCCTGTTCCGGATCAAGGTGCATCCCGAGACGACCATCGGCGCCCTACCGCCCGCGAAACTCACCGCGCTGATCCGGCAGGCCCGCGACTACAGCGAGGACTTCCTGGAATGGAAACGTCGCTTCGTGCTGCGCAAGCACCTGCTGGTCAACGGCAAAGGGAAATGCCCCGATTGCGGATCGAAGCTGGTCCGTGCCTACCTCGGC
This genomic window contains:
- a CDS encoding GIY-YIG nuclease family protein, translated to MASTDIRYAGRAFLYVLRLSGPEDILKVGISQNPFMRWPAFHPRWFEAFDLEHSLLVETETRSDAQCIETQMHRTLNSHRCPVPMTMRQQAGGETEWYRGAYSAIRRIMEELTAQGYVVHNTATPWLAAVMREQQDTLVGLIHQAHSDARAGWLTSMQRQALFDLLDAHRALDPGVATAWPAELLADLGFRQ
- a CDS encoding DNA-formamidopyrimidine glycosylase family protein — encoded protein: MPEGPSIIILHEAAAKFAGHVVRSATGNSKLDLKRMEGRKVRAIRSWGKHFLIDFGDFAMRVHMLMFGSYRVDETKPAPPRMSLAFDNGQLNFYSSSLKYIEQPLEEAYDWRSDVLSPDWSPRLARVKLKKQPDTLVCDALLDQAIFSGVGNIIKNEVLFRIKVHPETTIGALPPAKLTALIRQARDYSEDFLEWKRRFVLRKHLLVNGKGKCPDCGSKLVRAYLGKTHRRTFYCPHCQVRY